One region of Oxalobacteraceae bacterium OTU3CAMAD1 genomic DNA includes:
- a CDS encoding efflux RND transporter periplasmic adaptor subunit, with protein MEILAVLSRSGWAKNSFMCGLVLTLAACGKGDDGGQHAGGPPPVSVAPVVQREVQEFDEFTARLEAPDTVDIRSRVAGMLTKVHFREGQVVKKGERLFTIDPRPFAAEAARLEAQLLAAKTQGELNRTELARAEKLVSVRGVSQQEIDQLRAALASAQANVKAAEAALSQARLNLEFTNITAPVTGRTSRANITEGNLVSVGDPVLTTVVSSDRVYAYFDASEAIYLKYMRSAREGSRGSSRDTPNEVRLGLANEEGFPHAGKMDFVDNRLNPATASMRGRAVFDNKDGLYTPGLFARLQLVGSGKYTATMVLDRAISTDQTRKVVLIVGKNNIVDQREVKTGALIGGMRAVTGVKPGELVIVDGLLRAMPGAPVTPQQLKVDDKGVPIPAPPPGAPAAPAAPATAKS; from the coding sequence ATGGAAATTCTGGCCGTACTGTCACGCTCGGGCTGGGCGAAAAATTCCTTCATGTGCGGCCTCGTGCTGACCTTGGCGGCCTGCGGGAAGGGCGACGACGGCGGCCAGCATGCCGGCGGTCCGCCGCCTGTGTCGGTGGCGCCGGTGGTCCAGCGCGAGGTGCAGGAGTTCGACGAGTTCACGGCCAGGCTGGAAGCGCCGGACACGGTCGACATACGCTCCCGCGTGGCCGGGATGCTGACCAAGGTGCATTTCCGCGAGGGCCAGGTGGTCAAGAAGGGCGAGCGGCTGTTCACCATCGATCCGCGTCCGTTCGCCGCCGAGGCGGCGCGGCTGGAGGCCCAACTGCTGGCCGCGAAAACCCAGGGTGAATTGAACAGGACCGAGTTGGCGCGCGCGGAAAAGCTGGTGTCGGTGCGTGGCGTCAGCCAGCAGGAAATCGATCAACTGCGCGCGGCGCTGGCGAGCGCCCAGGCCAACGTCAAGGCGGCCGAGGCGGCGCTGTCGCAGGCCAGGCTCAATCTCGAATTCACCAACATCACGGCGCCGGTCACGGGCCGCACCTCGCGCGCCAACATCACCGAGGGTAATCTGGTCAGCGTCGGCGACCCGGTGCTGACGACGGTGGTGTCGAGCGACCGTGTCTACGCCTACTTCGACGCCAGCGAGGCGATCTACCTGAAATATATGCGCTCGGCGCGCGAAGGCTCGCGCGGCTCGTCGCGCGACACGCCCAACGAGGTGCGACTGGGCCTGGCCAACGAGGAGGGCTTCCCGCACGCGGGCAAGATGGACTTCGTCGACAATCGCCTCAATCCGGCCACCGCCTCGATGCGCGGGCGCGCCGTGTTCGACAACAAGGACGGCTTGTACACGCCGGGGTTGTTCGCGCGCCTGCAACTGGTCGGCAGCGGCAAGTACACGGCGACGATGGTGCTGGACCGCGCCATCAGCACCGACCAGACGCGCAAGGTGGTGCTCATCGTCGGCAAGAACAACATCGTCGACCAGCGCGAGGTCAAGACCGGCGCGCTGATAGGCGGCATGCGCGCCGTCACCGGCGTCAAACCCGGCGAACTGGTGATCGTCGACGGCCTGCTGCGCGCCATGCCCGGCGCCCCCGTCACGCCGCAGCAGCTCAAGGTCGACGACAAGGGCGTGCCGATTCCGGCGCCGCCCCCTGGCGCTCCGGCCGCGCCGGCCGCTCCCGCCACCGCCAAGAGCTGA
- a CDS encoding SDR family oxidoreductase, with translation MQVPLKRLSEQVIVITGATSGIGLTTARMAADGGASLVVAARNAEALNQRAEELGARGAQALAVPTDVGVRDEVAKLGQAAIDRFGRIDTWVNNAGVSIFGRHEDVTDEDRQRLFQTNFWGVVHGSLEALRRMKRDGGALINVGSEVSDRAIPLQGIYSASKHAVKGFTDSLRMEIEKDGVPISVTLIKPAAIDTMLTVHAKNYLQHEPRLPPPLYAPEVVAGAILHAAQHPQRDVYVGGAAKMIAVGSFHMPRLFDRYMKATMFKQQQSDRPALPDRRDTLYAPDSHELQQRLGTRYSRVHERSPYTAIALRSGPLTTALLFGGAAFAAWKLLARAPR, from the coding sequence ATGCAAGTTCCTTTGAAAAGACTGTCCGAGCAAGTCATAGTGATCACCGGCGCCACCAGCGGCATCGGCCTGACGACGGCGCGCATGGCGGCCGACGGCGGCGCCAGCCTGGTGGTGGCCGCGCGCAACGCCGAGGCCCTCAACCAGCGGGCCGAGGAGCTGGGCGCGCGCGGCGCGCAGGCGCTGGCCGTGCCCACCGACGTCGGTGTCCGCGACGAGGTCGCCAAGCTGGGCCAGGCCGCCATCGACCGCTTCGGCCGCATCGACACCTGGGTCAACAATGCCGGTGTCTCCATCTTCGGCCGTCACGAGGACGTCACCGACGAAGACCGGCAGCGCCTGTTCCAGACCAATTTCTGGGGCGTGGTGCACGGTTCGCTCGAGGCGCTGCGCCGCATGAAGCGCGACGGTGGCGCCTTGATCAACGTCGGCAGCGAGGTGTCCGACCGCGCAATACCGCTGCAGGGGATCTACTCGGCCTCCAAGCATGCCGTGAAGGGGTTCACCGACTCGCTGCGCATGGAGATCGAAAAGGACGGGGTGCCGATCTCGGTCACCCTGATCAAGCCGGCCGCCATCGACACCATGCTGACCGTGCACGCCAAGAACTACCTGCAACACGAGCCGCGCCTGCCGCCGCCGCTGTACGCGCCGGAGGTCGTCGCCGGCGCCATCCTGCACGCCGCCCAGCACCCGCAGCGCGACGTCTACGTGGGAGGCGCCGCGAAGATGATCGCGGTCGGCAGCTTTCACATGCCGCGCCTTTTCGACCGTTATATGAAGGCGACCATGTTCAAGCAGCAGCAATCGGACCGCCCGGCCCTGCCCGACCGGCGCGACACCTTATACGCGCCCGACAGCCACGAGTTGCAGCAGCGGCTGGGCACCCGGTACAGCCGCGTTCACGAGCGCTCGCCCTACACCGCGATCGCCCTGCGTTCCGGCCCGCTGACGACCGCGCTGCTGTTCGGCGGCGCGGCGTTCGCCGCGTGGAAGCTGCTGGCGCGCGCGCCGCGCTGA
- a CDS encoding TolC family protein, giving the protein MMTSRRMASLRPAGLAVAVALALAACSSAPPAKHFEPVLGAGFTNTPASARAEEPVSQFWRGFNDPLLDSLVERALAANTDVRSAAASLREARALNRFADANLLPSIGVSAGAARIRGPNDAGVVSTNNNYSAGLDVSWEADLFGRLGDARRAAEANVLVGAAGVRAAQVSVAAEVARNYFDLRGLQEQLRVAVSSLETQNEALKLVDARLDVGRGTALDSERARALVKSTAANIPALESALIRTRYRIAVLCGQQPTALDAELEPVKPLPGLQAVELSAIGSPAAMLRRRPDIQLAEAQVSAAAAQGGVARSALFPQIVLGGTLGQNAQHLSELAKGPAYVYNLGAQLTWNLLDFGRIRAQIAAADARNDGAMIAYERAVLTALEETEGALASYTRSQRQAALLYESAQSSEQAALIARERFAVGSTDFLTVLDAERELLAARDRLAQSQAGAATTLVAVYKALAGGWDVPSQ; this is encoded by the coding sequence ATGATGACGTCGCGCCGCATGGCATCCCTGCGTCCGGCCGGTCTGGCCGTCGCTGTTGCGCTGGCGCTGGCCGCCTGTTCGAGCGCGCCGCCCGCCAAGCATTTCGAACCGGTGCTGGGCGCCGGCTTCACCAACACGCCGGCCAGCGCCAGGGCCGAGGAGCCGGTCAGCCAGTTCTGGCGCGGCTTCAACGATCCCTTGCTGGACAGCCTGGTGGAGCGCGCGCTGGCGGCCAACACCGACGTGCGTTCGGCCGCAGCGAGCCTGCGCGAGGCGCGCGCGCTGAACCGCTTCGCCGACGCCAATCTGTTGCCCAGCATTGGCGTGAGCGCGGGCGCCGCGCGCATCAGGGGACCGAATGACGCGGGTGTCGTCAGCACCAACAACAACTACTCCGCCGGGCTGGATGTCAGCTGGGAGGCCGATTTGTTCGGCCGCCTGGGCGACGCCCGTCGCGCCGCCGAGGCCAATGTGCTGGTCGGCGCGGCCGGCGTGCGGGCGGCGCAGGTGAGCGTGGCGGCCGAGGTGGCGCGCAACTACTTCGACCTGCGCGGCCTGCAGGAGCAGTTGCGGGTCGCCGTCTCCTCGCTGGAGACGCAGAACGAGGCGCTCAAGCTGGTCGACGCGCGGCTCGATGTTGGCCGTGGCACGGCGCTCGACAGCGAACGCGCGCGGGCGCTGGTCAAATCGACGGCGGCCAATATCCCGGCGCTGGAATCGGCGCTGATACGCACCCGCTACCGCATCGCGGTGCTGTGCGGCCAGCAGCCGACGGCGCTCGACGCGGAGCTGGAGCCGGTCAAGCCTTTGCCGGGCTTGCAGGCGGTCGAGTTGTCGGCGATCGGATCGCCGGCGGCGATGCTGCGGCGCCGTCCCGACATCCAGTTGGCCGAGGCGCAGGTCAGCGCGGCGGCGGCGCAGGGGGGCGTGGCGCGCAGCGCGCTGTTCCCGCAGATCGTGCTTGGGGGGACGTTGGGACAGAATGCGCAGCATCTGAGCGAACTGGCGAAGGGGCCGGCCTATGTCTACAACCTGGGCGCGCAGCTGACGTGGAATCTGCTGGACTTCGGGCGTATCCGCGCGCAGATCGCCGCCGCCGACGCGCGCAACGATGGCGCGATGATCGCGTACGAGCGCGCGGTGCTGACGGCGCTGGAAGAGACAGAGGGCGCGCTGGCGTCGTACACGCGCAGCCAGCGTCAGGCCGCGTTGCTGTATGAGTCGGCGCAGTCGTCGGAGCAGGCCGCGCTGATTGCGCGTGAGCGTTTCGCGGTCGGCTCGACCGACTTCCTGACGGTGCTGGACGCCGAGCGCGAGCTGCTGGCGGCGCGCGACAGGCTGGCGCAGTCGCAGGCGGGAGCGGCCACGACGCTGGTGGCGGTGTACAAGGCGCTGGCGGGAGGATGGGACGTGCCGAGCCAATAA
- a CDS encoding efflux RND transporter permease subunit — MDISRFFIDRPRFATVLSLFIFLVGVLAIFQLPISEYPEVAPPQIVVRAQFPGANPRVISETVAAPLEEQINGLENMLYFESRATADGSMALTVTFKIGTVPEQAETAVQNRINRALPRLPEIVRTIGVTTEKQSPNLTMVVHMVSPDNSHDALYLRNYANLNVRDDLLRIPGMGSVLQFGAGDYAMRVWLNPQQLAARGMTAGDVVASIREQNAQVAAGVVGSPPSPDDTDFQLQVNAQGRLITEEDFSNIIVRSDPANGAVVRIKDIGRVEMSASTYSLRSLLNNKEAAAIAIFQAPGSNALQLSDDVRATMARLKANFPKGVDYDIVYDPTRFVQTSIEKVVHTLIEAVLLVVLVVIIFLQTWRASVIPLLAVPVSIVGTFAVLLLLGYSINTLTLFGLVLAIGIVVDDAIVVVENVERNIADGLTPHAATVKAMNEVSGPIIAIALVLCAVFIPLTFVPGLSGQFYKQFAATIAISTVISAFNSLTLSPALAALLLRPHDAPKDRLSRGMDKVFGRFFHWFNCMFQRRSAAYSRGVTGLLGRKSLVLVVYGVLLVLTGLLFTRIPSGFVPAPDKQYLIGVAQLPAGSSLARTEKVIRDMSDIALKVPGITDSIAFPGLSIAGFSASPNEGIVFFGLAPFDKRTSGDLSKDAILGKVNGAIQQIQGARMFVVPPPAVDGLGNAGGFKVQVQDRGSQGEQALYGAVWGVLGQIYGNQKSSIGTPYSTYDINVPQLFADVDRTKAKQMGVPLQDIYDTLQINLGSLYVNDFTRFGKTYQVVVQADAPFRSRADSIARLETRNSAGQMVPLGSVMQVNPTFGPTRVTRYNGFPSADINGAANPGFSSGQSEAEIERLVKSLPRGMSYEWTDLAYQDRLTRSVTLPGLDIKIPTLGAVLFLSVVLVVLVLTAQYESWSLPLAIIMIVPMCILSALFGVWLSHFPPFGQAGDLNLFTQVALVVLVGLACKNAILIVEFAKELEEQGKPMVDAVIEACHLRLRPILMTSIAFCAGVIPLILGSGAGSEMRRAMGIAVFSGMVGVTLFGIFLTPVFYALLRKGTEKRRAHAEELRREIDAAAHPFHAGVDDAGPAGAPGAPHVVKPAPSAHEPRKEDL; from the coding sequence ATGGATATCTCACGGTTTTTCATTGATCGTCCGCGCTTCGCCACCGTTCTTTCGCTGTTCATTTTCCTGGTCGGCGTGCTGGCCATTTTCCAGCTGCCGATTTCGGAGTATCCGGAAGTGGCGCCGCCGCAGATCGTCGTGCGCGCCCAGTTCCCGGGCGCTAATCCGCGCGTGATTTCGGAAACCGTGGCCGCGCCGCTGGAGGAGCAGATCAACGGCCTGGAAAACATGCTGTACTTCGAAAGCCGCGCAACGGCCGACGGCAGCATGGCGCTGACCGTGACGTTCAAGATCGGCACGGTGCCGGAGCAGGCCGAGACGGCGGTGCAGAACCGCATCAACCGCGCCTTGCCACGGCTGCCGGAGATCGTTCGCACCATCGGCGTGACGACCGAGAAGCAGTCGCCCAACCTGACCATGGTGGTGCACATGGTCAGTCCCGACAACAGCCACGACGCGCTCTATCTGCGCAACTACGCCAACCTGAACGTGCGCGACGATTTGCTGCGCATACCGGGCATGGGATCGGTGCTGCAATTTGGCGCGGGCGATTACGCGATGCGCGTGTGGCTCAATCCCCAGCAACTGGCGGCGCGCGGCATGACCGCGGGCGACGTGGTCGCGTCGATCCGCGAGCAGAACGCGCAGGTGGCGGCCGGCGTGGTCGGCTCGCCGCCGTCGCCGGACGACACGGATTTCCAGTTGCAGGTCAACGCGCAGGGCCGCCTGATCACGGAAGAGGATTTTTCCAACATCATCGTGCGCAGCGATCCGGCCAACGGCGCGGTGGTGCGCATCAAGGATATCGGCCGCGTCGAGATGAGCGCCAGTACTTATTCGCTGCGTAGTCTGCTGAACAATAAGGAGGCGGCGGCGATCGCCATCTTCCAGGCGCCGGGATCGAACGCGCTGCAGCTGTCGGACGACGTGCGGGCGACGATGGCGCGCCTGAAGGCCAACTTCCCCAAGGGTGTCGACTACGACATCGTCTACGATCCGACGCGCTTCGTGCAGACGTCGATCGAGAAAGTGGTGCACACGCTGATCGAGGCGGTGCTGCTGGTGGTGCTGGTGGTGATCATCTTCCTGCAAACGTGGCGCGCCTCGGTGATTCCGCTGCTGGCGGTGCCGGTGTCCATCGTCGGCACCTTCGCGGTGCTGCTGTTGCTGGGGTATTCGATCAACACGCTGACGCTTTTCGGGCTGGTGCTGGCGATCGGTATCGTCGTCGATGACGCCATCGTGGTGGTGGAAAACGTCGAGCGCAACATCGCCGATGGCCTTACGCCGCACGCCGCCACGGTCAAGGCGATGAACGAGGTCAGTGGCCCGATCATCGCCATCGCGCTGGTGCTGTGCGCGGTGTTTATTCCGCTGACGTTCGTACCCGGCCTGTCCGGCCAGTTCTACAAGCAGTTCGCCGCGACCATCGCCATTTCGACGGTGATCTCGGCGTTCAATTCGCTGACGTTGTCGCCGGCGCTGGCGGCGCTGCTCCTGCGGCCGCACGACGCGCCCAAGGACCGCCTCTCGCGCGGCATGGACAAGGTGTTCGGCCGCTTCTTCCACTGGTTTAACTGCATGTTCCAGCGCCGCAGCGCGGCTTACAGCCGGGGCGTGACCGGTCTGCTGGGGCGCAAGTCGCTGGTGCTGGTGGTGTACGGCGTGCTGCTGGTGCTGACAGGGCTGCTGTTTACGCGCATTCCGAGTGGTTTCGTGCCGGCGCCGGACAAACAGTATCTGATCGGCGTGGCGCAGCTGCCGGCCGGCTCCTCGCTGGCGCGCACAGAGAAGGTGATCCGCGACATGAGCGACATCGCGCTCAAGGTGCCGGGCATCACCGATTCGATCGCCTTCCCGGGATTGTCGATCGCAGGTTTCTCGGCCTCGCCGAACGAGGGCATCGTCTTCTTCGGCCTGGCGCCGTTCGACAAGCGCACCTCCGGCGACCTGTCGAAGGACGCGATCCTCGGCAAGGTCAATGGCGCGATCCAGCAGATACAGGGCGCGCGCATGTTCGTGGTGCCGCCGCCGGCCGTTGACGGCCTGGGTAACGCGGGCGGCTTCAAGGTGCAGGTGCAGGATCGCGGCAGCCAGGGTGAGCAGGCGCTGTATGGCGCCGTCTGGGGCGTGCTCGGTCAGATCTACGGCAATCAAAAATCGAGCATCGGCACGCCTTATTCGACCTACGACATCAACGTGCCGCAGCTGTTCGCGGACGTCGACCGCACCAAGGCCAAGCAGATGGGCGTGCCGCTGCAGGACATCTACGACACCTTGCAGATCAATCTGGGCTCGCTGTACGTGAACGACTTCACCCGCTTCGGCAAGACCTACCAGGTGGTGGTGCAGGCCGACGCGCCGTTCCGCTCCCGCGCCGACAGCATTGCGCGGCTGGAGACGCGCAATTCGGCCGGACAGATGGTGCCGCTGGGTTCCGTCATGCAGGTCAATCCGACCTTCGGTCCGACCCGGGTGACGCGCTATAACGGCTTCCCTTCGGCGGACATCAACGGCGCCGCCAACCCGGGCTTCTCCAGCGGACAGTCGGAGGCGGAGATCGAGCGCCTGGTCAAGAGCCTCCCGCGCGGCATGTCGTACGAGTGGACCGACCTGGCTTACCAGGACCGGCTGACGCGTTCCGTGACCTTGCCGGGGCTGGACATCAAGATACCGACCCTGGGCGCGGTGCTGTTCCTGTCTGTGGTGCTGGTGGTGCTGGTGCTGACGGCGCAGTACGAGAGCTGGAGCCTGCCGCTGGCCATCATCATGATCGTGCCGATGTGTATTTTGTCGGCGTTGTTCGGTGTGTGGCTGTCGCACTTCCCGCCGTTTGGGCAGGCGGGGGATTTGAATCTGTTCACACAGGTGGCGCTGGTGGTGCTGGTCGGCCTGGCGTGCAAGAACGCGATTTTGATCGTGGAATTCGCCAAGGAGCTGGAAGAGCAGGGCAAGCCGATGGTGGACGCGGTGATCGAGGCCTGCCATTTGCGTCTGCGGCCGATTTTGATGACGTCGATTGCCTTCTGCGCCGGCGTGATACCGCTGATCCTCGGCAGCGGCGCGGGCAGCGAGATGCGCCGCGCGATGGGGATCGCGGTGTTCTCCGGCATGGTCGGCGTGACCTTGTTCGGGATTTTCCTGACGCCGGTGTTCTACGCGCTGCTGCGCAAGGGCACCGAGAAGCGTCGCGCGCATGCGGAAGAACTGCGGCGCGAAATCGACGCCGCCGCGCATCCGTTCCATGCCGGTGTCGATGATGCCGGTCCTGCGGGGGCGCCGGGCGCACCGCATGTCGTGAAGCCTGCGCCTTCCGCGCACGAACCACGCAAGGAGGACTTATGA
- a CDS encoding cyanophycinase, with protein sequence MLTRFFYQWIIRIFSNQGAIILAMASVFFAGPVYAGAKFEPAKPIALYSYFATGDVNAVVTAPSVLPTPSFVLMGGGPDVDPAFRWLIQRAGIGPGTGGRFVVIRATGTEAYNPYIFYSDETLSTSNTIADMWVGGASLGLTSVETLVIPSVNAANSPAVNAILAKANVVFIAGGDQSDYIRFWKGTALEQTLKTLMQKNVPVGGTSAGLAVLGQFDYSALYKSATSEASMLDPYSKDITFDPNPLSLQGGFIAPPALASMIFDSHFDSRDRMGRFITFISRIVAPTTTPGGTFGCIGGVLPASSSGNMTARGIGISVETALLVQGNGNGNPVTAKRVTNPSTTTESAVYFVRPSVPPSVCKSKTPLTVPNVEVKKLADSNTVFNITDWTGVPLYKQLDVTSGALFPADWY encoded by the coding sequence ATGTTGACACGCTTTTTCTACCAGTGGATCATCCGGATTTTTTCAAATCAAGGCGCGATAATACTCGCAATGGCATCGGTTTTTTTTGCCGGTCCTGTATATGCTGGAGCAAAATTCGAACCGGCGAAACCAATCGCACTCTATTCCTATTTCGCAACGGGTGATGTGAATGCCGTTGTGACAGCACCATCGGTCCTGCCGACGCCATCATTTGTACTGATGGGTGGAGGGCCCGACGTAGATCCCGCCTTCCGATGGCTGATCCAACGGGCAGGCATCGGACCAGGTACCGGGGGAAGATTTGTGGTCATTCGGGCCACCGGAACAGAGGCATATAACCCCTACATATTTTATAGCGATGAGACGCTGTCGACCTCTAATACAATCGCTGACATGTGGGTGGGCGGCGCCTCCCTGGGCCTGACATCGGTGGAGACGCTGGTGATTCCGAGTGTGAATGCGGCGAATAGCCCGGCCGTCAATGCCATCCTGGCTAAGGCCAACGTCGTGTTTATCGCGGGTGGCGATCAGAGTGATTACATCCGTTTTTGGAAAGGTACGGCCCTCGAACAGACGTTAAAGACATTGATGCAGAAAAATGTCCCTGTCGGCGGCACCAGCGCGGGGCTAGCAGTGCTAGGACAGTTCGATTATTCCGCACTCTATAAATCTGCCACGTCGGAAGCGTCGATGCTCGATCCTTACTCCAAGGACATCACTTTCGACCCAAATCCCTTGAGTTTGCAAGGCGGTTTTATCGCACCGCCGGCGTTGGCAAGTATGATTTTCGATTCCCATTTCGATAGCCGCGATCGCATGGGGCGCTTTATCACCTTTATTTCAAGAATAGTGGCGCCAACGACAACGCCGGGCGGCACCTTCGGATGCATCGGCGGCGTGCTGCCCGCATCCTCCAGCGGCAATATGACCGCGCGCGGCATCGGCATAAGCGTCGAGACTGCATTGCTGGTCCAAGGAAATGGCAACGGGAATCCGGTTACAGCCAAGCGGGTCACCAACCCTTCGACGACAACGGAAAGTGCGGTGTATTTTGTTCGTCCCTCCGTTCCGCCAAGTGTATGCAAATCCAAAACACCCCTGACAGTCCCCAATGTCGAAGTGAAAAAGCTGGCGGACTCGAATACAGTTTTTAATATCACGGACTGGACAGGCGTACCGCTGTATAAACAGCTGGACGTCACCTCCGGCGCGCTGTTTCCTGCGGACTGGTACTGA
- a CDS encoding succinate dehydrogenase iron-sulfur subunit produces MAQNGPVHLKIYRYDPDTGEPPRMQDYTVQAGYKGTMVLDLLMQIKSDIDDSLSFRRSCREGVCGSDAMNINGKNGLACVAPIATTRQPIVLRPLPGVPVVRDLIVDLSEFWKQYHSIKPYLVNHDPPTDRERLQSPEDREKLNGLYECILCACCSTACPTFWWNPDRFVGPAGLLQAYRFIADTRDSIPSERLDDLSDAYRLFRCRTIMNCTDVCPKELNPAAAISEIRDLLVRRMI; encoded by the coding sequence ATGGCACAAAACGGTCCCGTGCACCTGAAAATCTACCGCTACGACCCGGACACCGGAGAGCCGCCGCGCATGCAGGACTACACTGTGCAGGCCGGCTACAAGGGCACGATGGTGCTCGACCTGCTCATGCAGATCAAAAGCGACATCGACGACAGCCTGTCGTTCCGGCGCTCCTGCCGCGAGGGCGTATGCGGCTCGGACGCGATGAACATCAACGGCAAGAACGGCCTGGCCTGCGTGGCGCCGATCGCGACGACGCGCCAGCCCATCGTGCTGCGGCCGCTGCCGGGCGTGCCGGTGGTGCGGGACCTGATCGTCGATCTGAGCGAATTCTGGAAGCAGTACCACTCGATCAAGCCCTACCTGGTCAATCACGATCCGCCAACCGATCGCGAGCGCTTGCAGTCGCCTGAAGACCGCGAAAAACTCAACGGATTGTACGAGTGCATCCTGTGCGCCTGCTGCTCCACCGCCTGCCCCACCTTCTGGTGGAATCCGGACCGTTTCGTCGGCCCGGCCGGGCTGCTGCAGGCCTACCGCTTCATCGCCGACACGCGCGACAGCATCCCGTCGGAACGGCTCGATGACCTGAGCGACGCCTACCGCCTGTTCCGCTGCCGCACGATCATGAACTGCACCGACGTCTGTCCGAAGGAACTCAATCCGGCGGCCGCGATCAGCGAAATCCGCGATCTGCTGGTGCGGCGTATGATTTAG
- a CDS encoding PEP-CTERM sorting domain-containing protein, producing the protein MPRLNYVRRLMALVIVTAAMGFGFAKAEGTSPVPYQLLIHTDDIPNFDERGSASNVVWDFYVGSGASITSLKWDVNVTSYVGSYLSEMQITFSDSLGTGVTFTPGDGDDFDGTADYAGFQNLGDLGQIFAVGADGILRVEFHDGFKDLAFDEPEGRWNYGTLSVGVSPVPESPVFAMMLGGLLLVSAVLKRRRC; encoded by the coding sequence ATGCCAAGGTTAAATTATGTGCGGCGCCTGATGGCGCTGGTGATTGTGACTGCGGCAATGGGTTTCGGCTTCGCGAAAGCAGAGGGGACCAGTCCTGTTCCGTACCAACTGCTGATACATACGGACGACATCCCGAATTTTGACGAAAGAGGTTCCGCGAGTAATGTGGTGTGGGACTTTTACGTTGGGTCAGGAGCTTCAATTACCAGCCTCAAGTGGGATGTGAACGTGACGAGTTATGTCGGCAGCTACTTGTCCGAAATGCAAATCACCTTCAGCGATTCCCTGGGCACAGGCGTCACTTTCACGCCCGGCGATGGCGATGATTTTGACGGGACAGCAGACTACGCGGGCTTCCAGAACCTGGGCGACCTGGGACAGATTTTTGCAGTGGGTGCCGATGGCATTTTGCGCGTCGAGTTTCATGACGGATTCAAGGACCTTGCGTTTGACGAACCGGAGGGCAGGTGGAACTACGGCACGCTGTCCGTTGGTGTTTCTCCCGTGCCTGAATCACCTGTCTTTGCGATGATGCTGGGTGGGTTGTTGTTAGTCTCGGCCGTTCTCAAGCGGCGTCGTTGTTAG